GCAACCGCGCCTTCTGCGTCGGCCAGGACCTCAAGGAGCACATCGGCAACCTCGCGGCGGACCGCGAGGGGGGTTCCTCGCTCACCATGAGCACCGTCGCCGAGCACTACAACCCCATCGTCCGGGCCCTGGCCGGGATGCCCAAGCCGGTGGTGGCCGGGGTGAACGGGGTGGCGGCCGGGGCGGGCTTCGGCTTCGCGCTCGCCGCGGACTTCCGCGTCGTCGCCGACACGGCCTCCTTCACCACCTCCTTCGCGGGGGTCGCCCTGACGGCCGACTCCGGGGTGTCCTGGACTCTGCCGCGCCTGATCGGCGCCTCCCGCGCGTCCGACCTGCTGCTGTTCCCGCGCCCGGTCCGCGCCCAGGAGGCGTTCGAGCTGGGCATCGCCAACCGCCTGGTGCCCTCGGAGTCACTGCACGCCGAGGCCGAGGCGCTCGCCCGCACGCTGGCGGCCGGTCCGACCGTGGCGTACGCGGCGCTGAAGGAGTCCCTGGCGTACGGGGCGGCGCACTCGCTGTCGCAGGCGCTGGACCGCGAGGACGCGCTGCAGACCCGTGCGGGCGCCTCCGAGGACCACGCGATCGCCGTCCAGGCCTTCCTCGACAAGCGGCCGCCCCGGTACCTGGGCCGCTGAACCGGCGCTCTCCCGCGGCGCTCAGGCCCCGCGGGAGACGCAGTCCGCCAGGTGGTCGTCGACCAGTCCGCAGGCCTGCATGAGGGCGTAGGCGGTGGTCGGGCCGACGAAGCGGATGCCCGCCTTCTTCAGGGCCTTGGCCAGTGCGGTGGATGCGGGGGTCACCGCGGGAACGTCGGCGGTGGTCCGCGGGGCCGGACCCGGCTCCTCGGGGGCGTACGACCAGATGAGGGTGTCCAGTTCGCCCGGCTCCCAGTCGGCCAGCACCTTCGCGTTGGCCAGGGTGGCGTCGATCTTGGCCCGGTTGCGGATGATCCCCTCGTCGGCGAGGAGCCGCTCCGCGTCGGCCGGGCCGAACGCGGCCACCTTCGCGATCTCGAAGGAGGCGAAGGCGGTACGGAACCCCTCCCGCCGGCGCAGGATCGTCAGCCAGGACAGCCCCGACTGGAAGGCCTCCAGGCACAGCCGCTCGTACAGCGCGTCGTCGCCGTGGACCGGACGGCCCCACTCCGTGTCGTGGTACGCGACGTAGTCCGCCGTCGACAGCCCCCACGGGCAGCGCGGCAGCCCGTCGGGGCCCGCCACGGTACCGGTCACCGTCCGCCGTCCTTGGTGAGGTCGACCCGGTCGGCGTCGGGGGCGCCCGCACCGTCGCCGCCCGCCGCGGCCGTCAGCTCGGCGATCCGCGCGTCGCGCTCCGCCAGCTCGGCCGCGAGGCGCTCCAGTACGTCGTCCACCTCGGCCATCCGGTACCCGCGCGGCGCCACCGGCAGCCGCAGCGCGTCGATGTCCGCCCGGACGACCGGCCGGGTCTCCGGCAGCCCGTCGGCCACCCGGTCCGGCTCCGCTTCCGGCAGGACGGCTTCCGAGCCGCCGCCGATCACCGCGAGGGTGACCGCTGCCACGACCACGACCAGCGCGATCATCAAGAAGAAGAACACGATCAACTCCCCTGAGAGACTTCCGGCCACCAGGTTAAGGTCGCTGGCGAGGCGCGAGGGCCGCCGAAGGAGGAAAGAGCAGGATGCTGCGACTGGGCAGGCGCGAGTTCGACACCCACGAGCCGGTGATCATGGCCATCGTGAACCGGACTCCCGACTCCTTCTACGACCAGGGCGCGACGTTCCGCGACGAGCCGGCGCTGGACCGGGTGGAGCGGGCGGTGGCCGAGGGCGCCGCCATCGTCGACATCGGCGGAGTGAAGGCGGGCCCGGGCGAGCACGTGGACGCGGCCGAGGAGGCCCGGCGCACGGTGGGCTTCGTGGCCGAGGTGCGCCGCCGCCACCCGGACGTGGTGATCAGCGTGGACACCTGGCGGCACGAGGTCGGCGAGGCCGTGTGCGAGGCGGGCGCGGACGTGCTGAACGACGCGTGGGGCGGGGTGGACCCGAAGCTGGCGGAGGTCGCCGCCCGGTACGGCGCGGGCCTGGTCTGCACCCACGCGGGCGGGGCCGAGCCGCGCACCCGGCCGCACCGGATCGCGTACGAGGACGTGATGGCGGACATCCTGCGGGTGACGGTGGGCCTGGCCGAACGCGCCGCGGCCCTCGGCGTGCCGCGCGAGTCGATCATGATCGATCCGGGTCACGACTTCGGGAAGAACACCCGGCACTCCCTGGAGGCCACCCGCCGGCTGCCGGAGATGGCCGACACGGGCTGGCCGGTGCTGGTCTCCCTGTCGAACAAGGACTTCGTCGGCGAGACCCTCGACCGGCCGGTCAAGGAGCGGCTGCTCGGGACGCTGGCGACGACGGCCGTCTCGGCCTGGCTGGGCGCCCGGGTCTACCGGGTCCACGAGGTGGCGGAGACCAGGCAGGTGCTGGACATGGTCGCCTCGATCGCGGGCCACCGACCCCCGGCGGTCGCCCGGCGCGGCCTGGCCTGACCCGGTCCCGGCCGGGCCGCGGGCGGCAGCTGCTGCCGGCTCCGCGTCCCGGACCGCCGGGCCGGTCGGCCGGTCCTACTTCCCGACTTCCTTCGTCACCAGCGCGATGGCCTCGTCCACGTCGTCCGTGACGTGGAACAGGTAGAGGTCCTTCTCCGAGGCCTTGCCCTGCGCGATCACCGTGTCGCGCAGCCAGTCGATCAGGCCGCTCCAGTACGCCGTGCCGAACAGCACGATCGGGAAGCGGGTGATCTTCTGGGTCTGCACCAGGGTCAGCGCCTCGAACAGCTCGTCGAGCGTGCCGAGGCCGCCCGGCAGGACCACGAAGCCCTGGCTGTACTTCACGAACATCGTCTTGCGGACGAAGAAGTACCGGAAGTTCAGCCCGAGGTCGACGTGCTCGTTGAGCCCCTGTTCGAAGGGGAGCTCGATGCCGAGCCCGACGGAGATGCCGCTGCCCTCCCGGGCGCCCTTGTTGGCCGCCTCCATGGCGCCCGGACCGCCGCCGGTGATCACCGCGAAACCGGCGTCGACCAGGGCCCGCCCGATCCGTACGCCGGCCTCGTACTCCGGCGAGTCCACCGGGGTCCGCGCCGAGCCGAACACGCTGATCGCGGGCGGCAGCTCGGCGAGCGTGCCGAAGCCCTCGATGAACTCCGACTGGATGCGCAGGACCCGCCAGGGATCGGTGTGCACCCATTCGGAGGGCCCGGCCGAATCCAGCAGCCGCTGGTCCGTCGTACTGCCCGCCTGCACCTGGCTCCGCCTCCTCAGCACCGGCCCGAGCTGCTGCTCCTCGGGCCGACGCGCGGAACCTTCGGGGTTGCCCATGACGTGCTCCCTCCTGCTGATCGTTGGATCAGGGTAGGCGCACGAAGGTGACGAGCAGCGGAATTCAGTCGGTCAGCCAGGAACGGAGTCGTTCTTCGCAGTGCAGGATCGCCTTCGTCTCGACGCGTTCGTCGACCTTGTGCGCCAGCAGCGCGTCGCCCGGGCCGTAGTTGACGGCCGGGACGCCCAGCGCGCTGAAGCGCGCGACGTCCGTCCAGCCGAACTTCGGCATGGCGCGGCCGCCGACCGCCGCCATGAAGGCCGCGGCGGCGGGGTGGGCGAGCCCCGGGAGCGCGCCGCCCGAGGAGTCGTCGACCACGAACTCGGCGACGTCGCAGTCGGCGAAGACCTCCCGCACGTGCGCGAGCGCCTCGGCCTCGCTGCGGTCGGGGGCGTAGCGGAAGTTGACGGTGACCGTGCACGCGTCGGGGATGACGTTGTTGGCGACGCCGCCCTCGATGCGGACGGCGTTGAGGCCCTCGTGGTACTCCAGGCCGTCGATGAGCGGCCTGCGCGGCTCGTACGCCGCGAGCTTCGCCAGGATCGGGCCGGCGGTGTGGATCGCGTTGGACCCCATCCAGCTGCGGGCGGAGTGGGCGCGTTCGCCGGCGGTGCGCAGCAGGACGCGCAGGGTGCCCTGGCAGCCGCCCTCGACCTCGGCGTCGGAGGGCTCCAGCAGGACCGCGAAGTCGCCGGTGAGCCAGTCCGGATGGGCCTCGGCGACCTTGCCGAGGCCGTTGAGGTCGGCGGCGACCTCCTCCTGGTCGTAGAAGACGAAGGTGAGGTCCCGGTTGGGCTCGGGCACGGTGGCGGCGATGCGCAGTTGCACGGCCACCCCCGACTTCATGTCCGTCGTGCCGCAGCCCCACAGGACGTCGTTCTCGTCGAGCCGCGAGGGGACGTTGTCGGCGATCGGCACGGTGTCGAGGTGGCCCGCGAGCACGACGCGCTCGGCGCGGCCCAGGTGCGTGCGGGCGACGACGTTGTTGCCGAAGCGGTCCACGGTGAGGTGCGGCAGGGCGCGCAGCGCGTGTTCCACGAGGTCGGCGAGCAGCTTCTCGTCGCCGCTCACGGAAGGGATGTCGACGAGCCGGGCGGTCAGCTCGGCGGCGTCCAGGGTGAGGTCCAGCTCGGATTCGGCCATGCACCCGACCCTAACGCCCCGGGCCCCGCCGGGGCCGTGTCGTCCGGCCGGTGGACGCGACATGTGCCTCAAGTACGGTGGGCCGGTGTCCGAGACCCGTCGTCCCCGCCCCCGCCGCCGCAGGCTCCTGCGCGCGGCCGTCGGCTTCCTGGTCCTGCTCGCGGTCGTCGGGTACGCCGCCGTGCAGCGGTACTACAACGGCGGGGGCGCCCCGTACTGCGTCGCGCGGGCCGCGGGGGCGGGTGCCGGGCCGGGCGCGGCCGGCGGGACGTACGAGCTGACGCCGGAGCAGGCGGCGAACGCGGCCACGATAGCCGCGGTCGGCATCGTGCGGGGGCTGCCGGACCGGGCGGTGACGATCGCGCTGGCCACGGCCATGCAGGAGTCGGCGCTGCGCAACCTCGACCACGGGGACCGCGATTCGCTGGGCCTGTTCCAGCAGCGGCCCTCCCAGGGCTGGGGCGCGCCGGAACAGGTCATGGACCCGGTCTACTCGGCCGGGGTCTTCTACGACCGTCTCGCCGAGGTGCCGAGGTACGCGGAGCTCCCGCTCGCGGAGGCGGCGCAGACGGTGCAGCGCAGCGGCTTCCCGGACGCGTACGCGAAGCACGAGCCGGACGCGGCCGTGCTGACGGCGGCCATCGGCGGGGCGGGTTCCCTGTCCTGTTCGGGCCCCGAGGCCGCGGCGGGCGATCCGCAGAAGGTGCGTGCGGAGCTGTCCCGGACCTTCGGCGCGCAGGCGCTGGCCGGCGGCGGCGACGGACGGCCCGGCGTCACCGGGGCGGACGGGGCGGACGGGGCGCGCGAGGCCGAGGTGAACCTGCGGCTGGACGGCGGCGGCGCGGCCGAGGTGCGGCGCGGGCGGGCGATGGCGCAGTGGGCGGTGGCCCGCTCCGGGGAGCTGGGGATCGCGCGGGTCTCGTACGCGGGCGGCGCGTGGGCCGCCGGCCTCTCGGGCGCCGCGTGGCAGCCGTCGGGCGGCGACGGGACGGGCGGGCGGCACGCGTCCGGGGCGGGCGAGATCCGGATCTTCGTGGCCCGCTGAGCGGCCGCCGACCGGCCCCGGAGCACCCGGGCGTGCGTGCGAGACGTCACCCGTGCGGGGGTGGCCGCGGCGTCGCGCCGACAGGTCCGCGTGCACGGGAAGCCCTGGTGGGAGCGGGTGCGATGCGTTTGTCACGGAAGCCGATAAAACGATGCGTTGCCGATCCTTTACCCGCGACCTGCGCAACCCGACCCA
Above is a window of Streptomyces subrutilus DNA encoding:
- a CDS encoding enoyl-CoA hydratase/isomerase family protein, giving the protein MADSVLYEVTDGLATITINRPDAMNAMNTEAKVALRDAVRAAEQDTAVRAVLLTAAGNRAFCVGQDLKEHIGNLAADREGGSSLTMSTVAEHYNPIVRALAGMPKPVVAGVNGVAAGAGFGFALAADFRVVADTASFTTSFAGVALTADSGVSWTLPRLIGASRASDLLLFPRPVRAQEAFELGIANRLVPSESLHAEAEALARTLAAGPTVAYAALKESLAYGAAHSLSQALDREDALQTRAGASEDHAIAVQAFLDKRPPRYLGR
- a CDS encoding DNA-3-methyladenine glycosylase I; translation: MTGTVAGPDGLPRCPWGLSTADYVAYHDTEWGRPVHGDDALYERLCLEAFQSGLSWLTILRRREGFRTAFASFEIAKVAAFGPADAERLLADEGIIRNRAKIDATLANAKVLADWEPGELDTLIWSYAPEEPGPAPRTTADVPAVTPASTALAKALKKAGIRFVGPTTAYALMQACGLVDDHLADCVSRGA
- a CDS encoding DivIVA domain-containing protein — its product is MIVFFFLMIALVVVVAAVTLAVIGGGSEAVLPEAEPDRVADGLPETRPVVRADIDALRLPVAPRGYRMAEVDDVLERLAAELAERDARIAELTAAAGGDGAGAPDADRVDLTKDGGR
- the folP gene encoding dihydropteroate synthase; protein product: MLRLGRREFDTHEPVIMAIVNRTPDSFYDQGATFRDEPALDRVERAVAEGAAIVDIGGVKAGPGEHVDAAEEARRTVGFVAEVRRRHPDVVISVDTWRHEVGEAVCEAGADVLNDAWGGVDPKLAEVAARYGAGLVCTHAGGAEPRTRPHRIAYEDVMADILRVTVGLAERAAALGVPRESIMIDPGHDFGKNTRHSLEATRRLPEMADTGWPVLVSLSNKDFVGETLDRPVKERLLGTLATTAVSAWLGARVYRVHEVAETRQVLDMVASIAGHRPPAVARRGLA
- a CDS encoding TIGR00730 family Rossman fold protein, which gives rise to MGNPEGSARRPEEQQLGPVLRRRSQVQAGSTTDQRLLDSAGPSEWVHTDPWRVLRIQSEFIEGFGTLAELPPAISVFGSARTPVDSPEYEAGVRIGRALVDAGFAVITGGGPGAMEAANKGAREGSGISVGLGIELPFEQGLNEHVDLGLNFRYFFVRKTMFVKYSQGFVVLPGGLGTLDELFEALTLVQTQKITRFPIVLFGTAYWSGLIDWLRDTVIAQGKASEKDLYLFHVTDDVDEAIALVTKEVGK
- the dapE gene encoding succinyl-diaminopimelate desuccinylase → MAESELDLTLDAAELTARLVDIPSVSGDEKLLADLVEHALRALPHLTVDRFGNNVVARTHLGRAERVVLAGHLDTVPIADNVPSRLDENDVLWGCGTTDMKSGVAVQLRIAATVPEPNRDLTFVFYDQEEVAADLNGLGKVAEAHPDWLTGDFAVLLEPSDAEVEGGCQGTLRVLLRTAGERAHSARSWMGSNAIHTAGPILAKLAAYEPRRPLIDGLEYHEGLNAVRIEGGVANNVIPDACTVTVNFRYAPDRSEAEALAHVREVFADCDVAEFVVDDSSGGALPGLAHPAAAAFMAAVGGRAMPKFGWTDVARFSALGVPAVNYGPGDALLAHKVDERVETKAILHCEERLRSWLTD